From Triticum aestivum cultivar Chinese Spring chromosome 7B, IWGSC CS RefSeq v2.1, whole genome shotgun sequence:
AGAGGAGAGAGCTATCGGACGGCAACTGGACGTTGAAGTTTCTGACGGCGGCAACGACGACCTGGCACACTCCGGTGAGTGGGCTGCCACGGGTTGGCTGAAACCTGTACTTGCGCGATGTCGCAACCAGGCAGGAGAGCCCGCCGGCGAGGACCGCTGCCAGGATCGTCGGGCCCAGTGCCCAGCCGTAGTGGTCCTGAACCCACACGATGCCGGTGCTTGCTATCGTCGACCCGCAGTACATGGTGAACACGTACCAGTTGAAGAAGGGGCCTTTCGCCCTGCGCTCCAGCGGGTCGCCGTCGTCGAACTGGTCGGCACCAAAGGACATCAGGCATGGCCGGAGACCGCCTACTCCGACTGCGATAATGTAAAGGCCCAGAAAGAGGATGGACTCCTGAACCGACACCACGTTCGATATGCCGTTCTTGACGAGCAACGGCAGGTACGCCGAGAGAGCTGTCAGGATCATCCCCtgcaagcaaaagaaaaagaacaacATTTCGATCAAACTTCAAACAACAAAAATCCATGAGGCTGAACTCGCTGGCATTGTTCTTTGGTATGGTATAATGCACTAATACAAAATGCATCAGAGAAATCTTTCGTGTGGTTACCAGTCCTAAAATCAACGAAGCGCGATACCAATCTTTTCTAAGGGAAATAGATTCTTCAATCAATATACTAATAAAAGAATATAAATCAAAGTAGCCCTTAATCTGAATATCTCAATTGGCGTCTCAAGTTGCAGAGGAGTCGCTGCAGACAGATGATTATTGTACAGTCTAGGGTTGTTGGTGAGATCGACGTACCACCGCGAAGGTGGAGAAGGAGATGACCATGGTGCGGTACCTTCCCCAGTAGGAGTCGGCCAAGATGGCGCCGGCCAGTGGGATGACGGAGCTTGTTGCCTGCCAGGTGGAGACACTTCTTGCAGCCGCAACATTGCCCATGCCCAGGAAGACGGTGAGGTACGTGATGAGGTTGCACGTGATCCCATTGATCGATAGGTTGTAGCAGAATTCAATAGCTGCACATCCCCATCAATAAGTGAAAATGAATGGAAAATATACTGCACGCATATTGCTCTTCCGCGCAACCGTGCATGCGGTTGGATTGTGGGAACCAGCATGGATGAGAAGAACGACGGTGGTTGTATGCAAGGAGGCAGAGCATATGTGTTCTGATCTGGATCACGGCTAGGGTTGCTGAAGTCTTCAATATAGCGGTCATGAAGGGAGACCTGGTTTGGAACAAACATGCCTGCCCAAATAGAGTTAAGGGACATGATTGATCCATCCATGATTTCCTTATTCCCATCAAGCAGGTTATTCATAAACAATTTTTCATGGGGATCGGGCAGTTGACCTGTTTGGACAAGCCGGGTGGCTTTACTTTTAGAAGAATTCAACGAAGCCTCttttttaaatccagaaagcaAGTTTAATGTGGAGCGCCTTGGTTATCCACAAGGCCACAAGGCCACAAGGCCAGGAGAGAGAAAAATACACAAGATTTCAGCCATGGACAGACAACTCTCACCATTGATAGGCTGTAGGAGTGATTTGGGTAAAAAAGATCTCAACAGTAGAGGCATGAAAGATTACCGAGAAGTGTGCGGCAAGCGCGCCATCCACCCGTGCGCTGCTTCAGCGCCGGGTTGCCGTCCAAGTCGAGAGACCCGTCGGTGGTGTACGCCTCTGCCGCTCCCTGCGACAGAAATCCCTGCAGCAGTGAAACACCCAGTGATCAAACACCTCTATCCAGCCAAAAGAGATAAAGAAACTGGATCGCAGAGAGGATCCTCGTGACCGTGGAGGCAGAGGCGAGACCTCGGCGGGAGGGTGGTCGAGCAGGGCTACTGCTTGCTCTCGCTGCTCGCTGCCGGAGGCCATGGCCGGTACGGTGGCTGAAGACTCCTCTGCTCTAATGGCTGGCCTGCCCGACGTCTTAAGAAGCTGAGCTCCCGCTGGTAGCATGTTCTGACCATTTTGTGCGTGTGCGTGTGATTATAGGCGAGAGCGAGACCAAGAGAGGATCTGAAAGCTGGACAGGGCAACCAGAGACCGCTGCGGTTCGCGTCAAATCGCCACTACCAAACAGTACTCTTGTCGGCTCATCGCGTGTTAAACGTGGCCCCGCAGctaagtactactactagtactgccCATAGCTCTACTGGTGCGATGCGAAAGGTTGAGGACCAGCTACAGACGAGGTGAAAGCACAAGCTACAGAGATTGAAGTGCCTCCTTCCACATCGTGTGGCGTTGCTGCTGAGCTAGTTCCGCTTGTGACACCAACCCGTGCCTGCCGATGGATGCATGGATCACCTAATACTAATCTCTAAACCGTACGATCCTTCCTTCAAGATTTGTGTTTTTTTAGAAGAAGACCCTAGGAGCGTCCGGCTTTAACTGAATAAAGCCCACAACAGGCAGCGTACACGAGCATAAAGTCTTACAACGCATCAAACACCCTCAAAAGGTCGAGCTAGGCGAGGGGAGCAAGTTTTGGATTACAAGCCGTAGCCGGCACAAACAGAGCACGCAGGCTCGCGGAAATGAAGCCAAAAGGTGCCACACATCCCTACCGGGGCGGCGCAGGAGCTCTTGCCAAAGCGTAGACCTGACGAAGACAAGTAAGAGTGAGCTGCAGGAGATCAGCGTCTTGGCGCCTTTCCAACGGAGCCCACTGCTTCAAGAAGATGACACATTTGAAGATCATGTCAGCAGGATGGGAGGGGAAGGATCCCTCGATAGTAAGCTTGTTCCTAATATTCCAAACTGCCCAGAGTAAACGCCCCCATACAAAACCACATGACACGTCGAGCGGTGCCACTAACTGATGACAGGAGAGCGCACAACTCAGAACTGGACCTGGGATCCCAGTCCCGGCCTGCGGCCTCGCGGACCGCACTCCACGTGAACCGGGCTAGGTGGCAATGGAAAAAAACATGGTTAGCGGTCTTTGGCTCCCCGCAGACCGCACAAGCCCCGCTGGACGGACCATTGCGTTTGGCTATGTTGACGGACGTGGGAAGTTTGTCACGGCACAGCTGCCACAAAAAGACTTTAATCTTGAGGGGCAACCTAGCTTTCCATAGCTCGGAAGCCACCTgttggtgggtgtcggtgtcaaaaccggcggatctcgggtaggggtcccaagctgtgcgtcttaggatcgatggtaacatgaacacgggattttacccagcttcaggctctcttgatgagataataccctacatgctgcttgattgactttaatgagtataggggttacaagagttgatctaccccgagatcatatgttgtggtctaaaccctagaggtatgatgagcaatgtcataatcatctatcgactagcctggcctcggtttatataatgtaccagaggcctaggataacaagagtcctagccgaatacgccggtggggaggagtccttgtcttgatcaccaagtcttgtggaatcttccatgtatgcggcaactgtccgaactggcccatgagtatacgaccatgggggtccttggcccaatccaactgattgggagacgacgtggtgagtaccccctggtccaggacaccgtcagtagccccctgaagcggtcttcaagttggggacgctcctcgattcttccgaactgttcttcatcttcggccgtcggtcttgaaaactggttcaacaaatcttctcatcttcgatcttgaggatcgccgaagtaaatccgaagagtttacacatcgggtatccgaggagcctctttaagttatcggcctttattaATGCCTGGTTATTTTTTACGCCACTCCTCAGGTTTGAAGTTgctcccgggcggcagtgtcctcttgcatccgagctccaacgccggactgtattcgaggtatcttttgcagtcaaacaccaatgccggactgcttccgagctccaacgccggaatgtatccgagctccaacgtcggactgtgtccaagctccaatgccggactgtatccgaggtgtcatagatcaccttgattcaaaaaagttgaaggagtttagccgagcttaatgccagaaatgccctctatggagccagccactggtgcccaagctttatgccggactgctttcgaggtggtgcaccatccctgactgcgggttgattttttgattggtgcaatttattctctaccaagatatatagccagtagccctcaaggtgtgtgtgtcggtctaaaatccGAGAtacacctgaaggaaaacatgaaaccgctgatcctagtagcccctgagactcaggtcgatgcgcgaaatcggcctgaggatcaactccaaGCTCGGCAGCATATATAGGAATAGAAACacggtgtaatatattagagataatagtgatcggcgaacgggcccttgagagagggtcttgagaagttgccgtaatataccagcttgatgccggaaaggtccatatggtacctattgttgtccgaagacgcgtttgcgcATAGtttggtcaagccgaacactgagcactttgaattttgtgcattgaataggcaatgcagtagcccccgagacactgttcgagtggcaacaccagatcaggggagcgatgtgcccctttaatatttgtaaataataagcccgaagcccagtagtcCCCGAGCCTTAAtacgggcacgggtggccgaattaaggatcgatatccatagtataatcacaaattatgtgtaatgactctatgtatccaagtactttacatcattaatgctcggatccacattgtacaaaactttgttgaccgaccatcggcttccacctcttcggccagtagctgaggagtgttttcctactttatgaagatgttataagggcaaagatttatggaaaacaaggcaatccggccatacggttttataaacaaaggtacatggagagatatgttatattacgtaatgtaagaaacatcttccaaggaaaatagtcccgctatcggttcctttctttgggtttccatgcttatcatgatcatgaaacctcacctccggtcaatgtgggaggaaaatgttgaggatttagttcggggaaagttctcGAACTCTAtgttattaatgaaccaaaattttcacttccgtcgtttccgaccaatgtgatcctttaagattgctagctttcggcttcacccagtctgaggtacttactcggatgacccggtagtaacaatcacagaggtgctccctttaccacctagccaaacaatcggaaacataggggtaagcacaggagccaggcaacccaggtgggccaaaatcttaagttaaattgatgcatatttatggctttataacaatgattacggaaggcggcacttgtatattaaatacaaatgcggATGATAtctttattttgactctgttgcgaccgtttatcagttgaaagtggcccatcgtcggcttctacccctttgtagatactacgcagggtgtttccgcaataacaagacaacccttagccgacgtctcggtgcccgaaggtggttgtgttagcgagaacgaggcaatcagatatgcgggctttataacttttacttagtcataggagctctaaattggggaagctagctacgagcccccggttagtgttcgacgACAGCTGAGGTCAAGACATAAACACACAAATAGtctaaaagtgccataagctttggaaaaccaaaaaacgtcagtgaaaacttgacgtccgaacaagatcaagtgttcggtgccaatccaaaaattggaaaaaaaattgtgcttctgtcatgctttaacatgacgcatcctatctcaagacttcacgcgggtcagcccattgcaacgaccaagaaggaaacacatttactataaaacagctcatataaattttaagagcccctaagtgacttgggtaaaagaattttatgtatgatgattgtatgtaccgaagtacttattgttggaaatatgccctagaggcaataataaaatggttattattgtatttccttgttcatgataattgtctattgttcatgctataattgtattaactggaaaccataatacatgtgtgaatatatagaccacaacatgtccctagtgagcctctagttgactagctcgttgatcaatagatggtcatggtttcctgaccatggacattggatgtcattgataacgggatcacatcattaggagaatgacgtgatggacaagacccaatcctaagcatagcacaagatcgtgtagtttgtttgctaaagcttttctaatgtcaagtatcatttccttagaccatgagattgtgtaactccctgataccgtaggagtgctttgggtgtaccaaacgtcacaatgtaacttggtgactataaaggtgcactacatgtatctccgaaagtgtctgttgggttggcacgaatcgagactgggatttgtcactccgtatgacggagaggtatctctgggcccactcggtaatgcatcatcataatgagctcaacgtgaccaagtggttggtcacgggatcatgcattacgaacgagtaaagtgacttgtcggtaacgagattgaacgaggtattgggataccgatgatcgaatctcgggcaagtaacgtaccgattgacaaagggaattgcatacgggattgcttgaatccttgacatcgtggttcatccaatgagatcatcgtggaacatgtgggagccaacatgggtatccagatcccgctgttgattattggccggagaggtgtctcggtcatgtctgcatgattcccgaacccgtagggtctacacacttaaggttcgatgatgctatggttataaaggaagtttgtatgtggttaccgaatgttgttcggagtcccagatgagatcccggacatcacgaggagttccggaatggtccataggtaaagatttatatatgggaagtccagtttcagtcaccggaatagtttcgggggttatcggtattataccgggaccacagAAAGGtgtccggggtccaccgggtggggccacctgccccgggggacttaatgggctgaatatgggagggaaccagcccctagtgggctggtgcgcccctccccaaggacccaaggcgcctagggttacaaaccctaggggagggggcgcctccaccttgcttggggggcaagtctccccctcctggccgtcgcccctcccctctagatgggatctggagggggctggccccctctccccttcccctatatatagtggggtttttggggctgcccaacacatgagttttcctctctcctggcgcagccctacccctctccctcgtcgactctcgcagtgcttggcgaagccttgctggagtgccacactcctccatcaccaccacgccattgtgctgctgctggacggagtcttactcaacctctccctctctccttgctggatcaaggcacgggagacgtcaccgggctgcacgtgtgttgaatgcggaggcaccattcttcggtgcttagatcggattcggccacgatctgaatcgctttgtgaacgactccaccgatcgtgttcttgtaacgcttccgcatcacgatcttcaagggtatgaagatgcactcccctctctctcgttgctagtatctccatagattgatcttggtgatgcatagaaattttttaatttctgctacgttccccaacagtggtatcagagccaggtttattgcgtagattctatgcacgagtagaacacaagtagttgtgtgcgttgattttgttcaatatgcttaccgttactagtcctatcttgtttcgacggtattgtgggatgaagcggcccggaccgaccttacacgtacacttacgtgagacaggttccaccgactgacatgcacttgttgcataaggtggctagcgggtgccagtctctcccactttagtcggatcggattcgatgaaaagggtccttatgaagggtaaatagcaattggcatatcacgttgtggttttggcgtaggtaagaaacgttcttgctagaaacctatagcagccacgtaaaaacttgcaacaacaattagaggacgtctaacttgtttttgcagcatatgcgtgtgatgtgatatggccaagaaggatgtgatgaatgaaatatatgtgatgtatgagattgatcatattcttgtaataggaatcacgacttgcatgtcgatgagtatgacaaccggcaggagccataggagttgtcttaatttattgtatgacctgcgtgtcattgaacaacgccatgtaattactttactttattgctaaaccgttagccatagtagtagaagtaatagttggcgagacaacttcatggagacacgatgatggagatcatgatgatggagatcatggtgtcatgccggcgacgatgatgatcatggagccccgaagatggagatcaaaaggagcaaaatgatattggccatatcatgtcactatttgattgcatgtgatgtttatcatgtttatgcatcttatttgcttagaacgacggtagtaaataagatgatccctcataatgatttcaagaaagtgttccccctaattgtgcactgttgcgaaagttcgttgtttcgaagcaccacgtgatgatcgggtgtgatagattctaacgttcacatacaacgggtgtaagccagatttacacacgcaaacacttaggttgacttgacgagcctagcatgtacagacatggcctcaaaacacaagagaccgaaaggtcgagcatgagtcgtatagtagatacgatcaacatgaagatgttcaccgatgatgactagtctatctcatgtgatgatcggacacggcctagttgactcagatcatgtatcacttagatgactagagggatgtctatctgagtgggagttcattagatgaacttaattatcctgaacatagtcaaaaggtctttgcaaattatgtcgtagctcgcgttttagttctactgttttagatatgttcctagagaaaatttagttgaaagttgatagtagcaattatgcggactgggtccataaactgaggattgtcctcattgctacgtagaaggcttatgtccttaatgcaccgctcggtgtgttgaaccCCGAACGTCGTCtgcggatgttgcgaacatctgacatacacgttttgatgactacgtgatagttcagtaatgttaaacggtttagaattgaggcgctaaAGACGTTttagaaacgtcgcggaacatatgagatgttccaagggctgaaattgggatttcaggctcatgcccacgtcaagaggtataagacctccgacgagcttcttagcctacaaactaagggagaaaagctcaatcgttgagcttgtactcagattgtctgggtaaaacaatcacttgaatcgagtgggagttaatcttccagatgagatagtgatgtttctccaaagacattgctaCCAAGTTactagcttcgtgatgaactataacatatcagggatagatatgatgatccttgaaatattcgcgatgtttgacaccgcgaaagtagaaatcaagaaggagcatcaattgttgatggttagtgaaaccactagtttcaagaagggcaagggcaagaaggggtacttcatgaaacggaaaatcagttgctcctccagtgaagaaacccagggttgaacccaaacccgagactaagtgcttctgtaatgagggaacggtcactgaagcagaactaccctagatacttggtagatgagaaggctggcaaggttgacagaagtatattggatatacattgtattaaatgtgtactttactagtactcctagtagcaccagggtattaagatactggttcggttgctaagtgttagtaactcgaaataaaagagctacggaataaacggagactagctaaaggtgagatgatgatgtgtgttggaagtttttccaaggttgatgtgatcaagcatcgcctgctccctctaccatcgagattggtgttaaacctaaataattggtatttggtgtttgcgttgagcatatacatgattggattatgtctatcgcaatacggttattcatttaaggagaataatggttactctatttatttgaataataccttcaatggtcttgcacctaaaagaatggtctattgaatctcgatcgtagtgatacacatgttcatgccaaaagatataagatagtaatgatagtaccacctgcttgtggcactgccatttgagtcatattggtataaaacgcatgaagaagctccatgttgatggatctttggactcactcgtttttgaaaagtttgagacatgcgaaccatgtctattggtatgtgcgcatgaagaaactccatgcatatggatcgtttgattctaaatcacttgagacatgcaaatcataccacatgggcaagatgactgaaaagcctcgttttcagtaagatggaacaagagagcaactcgttggaagtaatacattttgatgtgtgttgtccaatgagtgccgaggcacgcagtggatattgttatgttcttacttcacagatgacttgagtagatattgagtatatttacttgatgaaacacaagtctgaattattgaaaggctcaagtaatttcagagtgaagtttaagatcatcgtgacaagaggataaaatgtctatgatatgatcatagagatgaatatctgagttacgagtttggtacacaattaagaccttgtggaaattgtttcacaactaataccgcctggaacaccatagtgtgatggtgtgtccgaacgtcatagctgcaccctattggatatggtgcataccatgatgtctcttcttgaattaccactatcgttcatgggttaggcattagagacaaccgcattcactttaaatagggcaccacgtaattccgttgagatgacaccgtatgaactatggtttagagaaacctaagctgtcgtttcttgaaagtttggggctgcgacgcttatgtgaaaaagtttcatcctgataagctcgaacccaaagtggataaatacatcttcataggacacccaaaacagttgggtatacctcctatttcagatccggaagcaaaaagtgattgtttctagaaacgggtcctttctcaaggaaagggTTCTCTTGAAAAaaatgagtgggaggatggtggagacttgatgaggttgttgaaccagcacttcaactagtgtgtagcagggcacaggaagttgttcctgtggcacctacaccaattgaagtagaagcttatgatagtgatcatgaaacttcggatcaagtcactaccaaacctcgtaggtcgataaggatgcgtactgcttcagagtggtacgtaatcctgtcttggaagtcatgttgctagaaaacaatgaacctacgagcgatggagaagcgatggtgggcttgGATTTTGACAAATAGCTAGAGGCCATaacatccgagagaggatccatgtataaaaacaaagtgtggactttggaagaactacttgatggtcgtaaggctgttgggtacagatggattttaaaaggaagacggacaatgatggtaagtgtcaccattaagaaagctcgacttgtcgctaagatgttttccgacaagttcaaggagttgactacgatgagactttctcattcgtagcgatgcaaagagtctgttggaattatgttagcagttactgcatgatttatgaaatctcacagataggatgtcaaagcattgtttcctcgatgttattcttgaggaaaggttgtatgtgatacaaccaaaaggttttgtcaatcctaaaagatgctaacaagtatgcaaagctccagcaatccttttaaggactggagtaagcatctcggagttggaatatacactttgatgagataatcaaagattttgggtctatacaaagtttatgagaaacttgtatttccaaagaagtgagtgggagcactatagaatttctgatgagtatatgttattaacatattgatgatcagaaatgatgtagaatttctggacaacatatagcgttatttgaaaagtgtttttcaatggaaaacctggattaagctacttgaacattgagcatcaagatctataaggatagataaaaaacgcttaatagtactttcaaataaatacataccgtgacaagattttgaaggagttcaaaatagatcggcaaagaaggagttcttggctgtgttataaggtgtgaatattgagtaagactcaagacatgaccacgacagaacagagagaaaggacgaaggtcgtcccctatacttcagacgtaggctctatagtatgctatgttgtgtaccgtacctgaagtgtgccttgccatgagtcagtcaaggggtacaagagtgatccaggaatggatcacaggacagcggtcaaacttatccttagtaactagtggactaaggaattttctcgattatggaggtggtaaaagagttcgtcgtaaagggttacgccgatgcaaactttgacactaatctggattattctgggtagtaaaccggattcgtatagtagaacaattatttgtaatagctccaaatagagcgtggtagctgcatctaggagatgacatagagatttgcaaagcacacatggatctgaaaggttcagatccattgactaataacctctctcgcaagcgagatatgatcaaacccaatgggtgttgattcattacaatcacatagtgatgtgaactagattattgactctagtgcaagtgggagattgttggaaatatgccctagaggcaataataaaatggttattattgtatttccttgttcactattgttcatgctataattgtattaattggaaaccgtaatacatgtgtgaatacatagaccacaacatgtccctagtgagcctctagttgactaggtcgttgatcaacagatggtcatggtttcctgaccatggacattggatgtcattgataacgggatcacatcattaggagaatgacgtgatggacaagacccaatcctaagcatagcataagatcgtgtagtttgtttgctaaagcttttctaatgtcaagta
This genomic window contains:
- the LOC123160381 gene encoding protein NRT1/ PTR FAMILY 8.3 isoform X1, producing the protein MLPAGAQLLKTSGRPAIRAEESSATVPAMASGSEQREQAVALLDHPPAEGFLSQGAAEAYTTDGSLDLDGNPALKQRTGGWRACRTLLAIEFCYNLSINGITCNLITYLTVFLGMGNVAAARSVSTWQATSSVIPLAGAILADSYWGRYRTMVISFSTFAVGMILTALSAYLPLLVKNGISNVVSVQESILFLGLYIIAVGVGGLRPCLMSFGADQFDDGDPLERRAKGPFFNWYVFTMYCGSTIASTGIVWVQDHYGWALGPTILAAVLAGGLSCLVATSRKYRFQPTRGSPLTGVCQVVVAAVRNFNVQLPSDSSLLYELPEDNPVMKGFERIEHTTDLQFFDKAAIVAPSNKEVEEADAPALRGPWRLCAVTQVEELKILVRMLPLLATIVFFYAVAAQVPSTFVEQGMAMDTTVGSARIPSASMSTFNVLTIVVLIPLYDRVFVPVARRLTGRENGISGLQRIGAGLAMPVLSMGAAAFLETARLRAAKASPRAPNGTSVLWQVPQYALEGVGQVLTTVGQFSFFYSQAPPAMKTVCTALGLLSITAGEYLSSLLLTAVQWATATGGAPGWIPDDLNEGHLDRFFWMMAGLGCLNLMAFVSCAMRYKSRKAKCQRCGSNFVDNR